The Panicum virgatum strain AP13 chromosome 6K, P.virgatum_v5, whole genome shotgun sequence nucleotide sequence cccaacaaGCAAAGAGCAAGGAACCTGCAGGGCGTCGGCCTCCTTGGCTCCTCCAGCGCTCCACCTGGCGCTCCCGGCACTCCCTCCGCAGCTCCACTCGACCCCGATCCCCGAAGCCCTAGCTGTCGCGCGCCCATCGTCCACTCGCCCCGCGCGGCCGAGCAGCGTCGTGGCCCCTCCGCTCGTTCTCTCGCCAAGCGCTcgagtcgcgccgccgcctgccgcccacTTACGGACTCGCCCCTCGGCGGCCACTGGCCGTCCTGCGCCTGCGCGGTCGGCCCTGCGCCCGCCCCCTTGGCCCTCGCCCTTGCTGCTCCCAAGTCCCAATGGGCTCCGGCAGCGGCACAGCAGCATAAacagaaagggaaaaaggaaagcaGTAGGCTATGGAAGAGGTACTAAAAAGATATTCTTGTTTGCAAATTGCAATCTTtattcaatcaatcaatcaatctcTTGTTTGCTGTGAAGAGCTTGATTTACTTCAATGCAATCTTTTGTTTGCAGATCTGAAGAGCTCAGAGTTTGTCAAGATTTTGCAAGCCTAGCACTAAAAATGGTTGAGCTCAACAGACATACGATGTTCCCATTAGTTTATCGCCTAATTGAGTTGGCATTGCTACTACCAATAGCGACCGCATCGGTTGAAAGGGCTTTTTCCAGCCAATGGTGGCCCGTTACTTCTATGCTATCCTCTTCCTTCTCGCCAACCTGTCCGCATGGTCAGTACGTGAAAACCACATGACGTTCTTTGAGGGACAGCGTCTGAATGGATGTCTAGGCGACAGAGACTGCCTAGCAGCGGAGGCTGTCTTAATTATAAGTCTGACCTCCTTCGTATCCTGAAAAGCTTTCATCTAAGAAACAATTTATTTCCATTTCTTTGTGTTGTCCTTAACAAAATGTCCATCAGCTCTTTTTCTCAATCATGTTCTTCTCCACAATGTACACAAGGAAGGTACATGACCACAGAAACTCGTGGCACTCCCAGTGGTGGATAGTAAAGGGTGTCCTCTTGATGGGCTGCTTCATGATGTCTAAATTGGCACCATCCTACTGGATCGAACTCTATGGTTAGTTCTCCTACCAAACTGTCGTATAATTTGTAATAAGTTAGGAATTCCACCACTTGATGTCGCTTCTGCTGATTTTTTTTGTCTGAATTATTTTCAGGGAAAGTTGCACATTTTGGTGCAGGGTACCTCAAGTAGCTTTTCAAATATGGTTAGTATGTATGTCTGCCAATCAAATGCCAAGAAGAcgtgataataataataataataatacaaACATTGAGCAAATTGAAGGGGGGCCAGCGCTGGTGATCCAGTTTGATAAGGACGATGGGGCACATATATACTTCCAGCATCCACTTCAATGGGGCGGCTTGAAGTAGGAGTAGGCAGCAAAGAAGGCCTGAATAAAGGTCAGGGCGAGCAGGAACACAGCGGCGGCAAGCGACGTGGCCacccatgggttgctgaagtaGCTGCGCACCAGCGCCGTGCGCCAGCGTGGCCACCTTGCCTGCCGGTACTTGTTCACCTCCGCGATCACGCCGGCGAGGTAGTTGCGGTCGCTGGACACGTGGACCCCATGGCAGAGGTCGCTGAAGAACCCTGTCTGGTCCTTGTCCCGCACACCGTTCATCTGGTTGGTCAGCACGCCCCTGAGCTGCAGCAGCCGCATGTCCTCCGGCGAGGCCACGAGGCAGTCCATGAAAACGGCGTAGGCAGTGACGCGGCCCGGCGTGAGCGGGTAGGTCTGCTCGAAGGCGATCAGGTTGCGCAGCAGATGCTCGCTGTTGTCGTACAGATGCAGCACCGGGATCTCCAGGACACCGGCGTTGAACCTCACGTCGAGGAAGCTAATTGATGCACCGCCGCCCTCTCTCGCCTGGAGCTTGacgccggcctcctccagctcccTGGCGCATGGCATCCACTGGGAGAGCTCCGACGGTGGCGTCCCGTACCTGCGGAGGTCGTTGTCACGCCCCGATGGCGTCCCGGCTGCTGGAAGGCCAACGACGGAGAGGTAGAAGAGGTGTAGCAGGTGGTGCACATCGTGGCAGGCGATGTGGAAAGAGGGCAGGGGCTGTGGCCGGAGGGAGCGGAAGAGGCGCAGGGCGCCGGCTACGAGGATGTCGCTGCTCTCGTCGGGGTCGGTCCGAAGGTCATGGAACAAGCTTTGCACGACGAAGAAAGGGATCTGgttctccagcagcagcaggtcgtTTGTGACAAAACCCCAGACCCAGCACCTGCCGAACACCTGGGTCCaatcctcgtcctcgtcctcgatCTCGACCTCTTTTCTACTTGCTTCTCTTTTTGCTATGTGCGCGTACTTGAGAAGGCGCTGAAGGATGAAGCATCCATCTAGCAACATGTTGAGAACAAGGTCGGCATCATATGATGACTTCAAATCCATTTGGTAGGATGCTCGGATGCGTGGCTCTAGGCTCCTCAAAGAGTTGAGGCACCGGTGAAGGAGAGCCGGCGTCCTCTCGCGCTCGTGGAGAAGGTGGTGCCTCCCGATGAGCCGGCGAATGCAACACCATTTGTAGGCCTGAAGTCGTTGGAACTTATCAGCGTCGCCGACCCGGCAAAATACGTTGCCATAGCGCCAAAATGGGCCGATCTCGACGGCAATGGGGAGGTAGGCAGGCATGTTTCCATATTTGATCTCCTCGGGAACCTTATAGATGGTTGGTGGGTGTTCTGACTTATCAGTGCCATATTTTGGAAGGAGCACGCTGTTAATCTGCATCTCCACATGCTTCACGTAGTCTTGCGAGACATGCTCCATGCCTGAGTCAAGTGAGTATAGACATaattatatataatatatatactcTCAAATCTCCTAATTATGTACAATAATATTAAAAGGAGCCCTCACATTTAGTGAAAGGATATAGAAAAATAAGATTAACCgaaaaaaggaaacaaacaaGAATATGCACCGTCTGAACGGCCCAGATTGATTTATAGTAAATTATCGATATTAGTCAGGAAAAGAGAAATGAATATATAAATAAAGTTGAATGATATGAAGATCTAATGGTAAGGAAGTGAATCGTAAGAGTTAGAAGATGTTAAAACAATGAAAAACAAGTTTGAATAAAAAGAAAACTGCATAATACTGACAGAAGTATTCACAAGCCCACCTGAACGTCGAACGCaacagagaaaagaaaaggaacgaTTCCTTAATCCTTCTCCAAAACATGGTAACCAAATGAAAAACTAAATATTAGTTTATTAATCAATCGGTCAACAATGGGCAGAGCAAGCAACAAAGAGGAGACTCATAGTGCAGCCAGCAGCAGTGGGGAGCTGGGCTTTTGCCTGTTGCCTGCCTCGCTGCCTAGGGGCAGCGCCTAGGGAGTAGGAACAGTCATGTCCGTTCGGAACTCCAATCAACGCCTTGTCtagatgcaaaatttaaaattctaaaactaTCTTGcgatatatgcatggagtattaaatctagacgaaataaaaaattaattgcatagtttgcttgtaaattacaagacaaatctaatgagtctaattaggccataattagacaataaattgctacagtaattagtttatagacgagttctgtaattagttttgtgattagtctatgtttaatacttcaaatgtgcaaaaatttcctttcaaaaactttatgaggtgcaactaaacaaggcccaaGGGAAGCAGAGGACGGGAGAGTAGCGATGGGCGTGCTGTACAGTCTGCGCAGTTGGAGGAGTCGTGGGGACAAGACAACCATGGTGAAAcctaaggccttgtttggttttttaaGTAGCAGTCACGTTGAATGTTCGGACGTGAATTCGAATGTTCGGATGCCAACTTAAtataaactaattgcataagttgcaattagggttctagacaaatctattaagtataattaatgcacAATTAGCGGATAATTACTAtagcaattagtggtcaaattatggactagttaggtttaatagattcgtctcgtaattaagtcacgacttatgaaattagttttgcaataaatttatatttagtacttctaattGGTGTTTAAATATGAGATGTGACGGGACTTATGACTTAAACTTAAAAAACCAAACTGGGCCGAAATTACAAAGCGGGGCTGAAGAAGGGCTGATACACGGGCTGACCATCAATGTTTCCCATAGGATGGTtcggaaaaataataaaaacaaAAGCTGCCACTACCTGTCTCACTCTAAAATGGTTTGGCTAGCCAGATGTACTTCACCAAGCACTGGACCAAAATTCTACCTATAACTTGTAAATAAAAAGATATGAatacaaaaaaataatattcaatgaaataataaaaatagaaaaataaagacTGAAAATAAGAAATCAAATTGCACATAAATAAGATATAAAAATTTGtttatgaaaataaataaatcaaagTCCGACAAAGATGGAACTTTTATAATAATAAAAAGTCTGACGATGGACAACGTTCCTGGTGTTTTCAGTAAAGAGATGAGTATGATAATTGAAAAGTTAAACATTCAAGAGAGCTTATGCGCAAGACAATTATGTAAATGTAATTGGAAAACAATTTAGTAAGGAACAGAGTCGAAAGCTATCTTAATTTGGCTTCATAAAAAATTATAGAGCCACTAGAAAAATACCGCGCCGTTGGCGCCCTCGAGAGGCTCGTCATGAACGTATACATCAGTACTTACAAAGTTTTGTTGCGGGTTTAATCAAATTTGACTTGGGTTGTTAAATGTATACGTGTGAGGTGTGGAGCGTTGAAATGTGTCCATGGATCGTCCATGCGTCTGTAGCGAGAAATCATGCATGTGGCAGTCCATCATAGGTGTTGATGTTGTGGTATATGCAGTGTGCAAGTGTGGGAGGCGATTTAACCCGTCACCGATACACATTAAGGAGGTTGGTTTTGTGAAATTGATGTCTGTGGAGTGCATATTGATTTCGCTAAAGTTTAGGGGGTTTTATGTGAAAGTGATGTAGACAGAGTGCTGGCTGATTTTACCCAAATCCAGgggtttttcataaaattgcCGTCAATAAAGTGTGTGTTAATTTCGTCGAAGTTCAGGGGGTCTTTTGTAAAATTGACATCGACAAAGTctagggtctcttttgcaaaattgtcGTTCATGGACTGTGGGTTGATCTCACTAAAGTtcgtttttttgcaaaatttacgtCCCCAACTATTCCTAACCGTCGGATCGGCCGATCTGACGGCTCAGGTGATTTGGGGTGATGTGGCCACCCTCCGGTGCAAGGAAAATGCACCAGAATTAGTAGGAAAGATTGGATATGAGCAGTAAAGCAGAAAAATAGATGGAGATGACAATAGCTTCATGTCAAAGAAATGGTTAACGACAGTTTTATGGATGTCAGTTAATGCAATGGGGGGGTGGTGAAATGGGGAGCAGAGCTAGAGAACAATTACAACCAGACATATAAATGACCTAtcggcaaacaaaaaaaattattcaatTAAAAACTATGCAAAAAATATTATTCATTTAAAAAACTATATAAACATTATAGTAAAAATAACTAGCTGCCAACCCTATTTGCGTGGGTCACCTTGCTGGTTTTCCTGTACTCAGGAGTTACTATAAAATCATTCCAAGAGATACATCAAACTATGATATATCTCCCTAGTAATAATAATTCAGAAACATTCTATAAGGACAGTAAAAAAAAGGTTGTTACGGTGGTTGGAAAGGTACAAGGTGGTACCGAGAGGTACCTTTCCTATTTTGGTAAGGTACTAGGGGGTACCGAGAGGTACCTTTCCTATTTTGGTACCAATTGGTACCTTTTTGTAGGTACCCTTATGTCTTAGCTGTCGATTTCAGCCTGATGGACGATCCTTATTTGTTTCAACCATTGTAAAATTCTTTCAGTAAAAAAACTACTTTAATTTTCATTTTGGGATGGAATAGTTTCCTAGGTTTGCATCAAAGTGCTCATGGAATGGCTTAACCTTGGAGTGGAGGATGAGGAATCACTGTGCGTGCACCTACGGGCATTCTTGCAGCGTCATCTAGCTATAAATGGTCatccactttttgtgagcaagGCACCGGCTGCATCGCCGGTTGTCGTTCTAAAAACCATAGCTAGAATTGCATGAAATCTTCATTAAGTACTTGGACACGATAAAATTAAAGTAGGTTCACCTGTTCGCCACTTTTATAAAGTTTGTGTAACTAAGGCACGTTGCTAGTTTTTCAGTACTCAAGAGTTACTATTAAATCATTCCAAGAGATACATCCAACTATATATGATATTCCCCTAGTAATAATTTAGGAACATTCTATAAGGACAGAAAAAAGCTACTTTAATTTTCTTTTTGGGATGGAATAGCTAGTTTCCTAGCTTTGGATTAAAGTGCCCAATGGAAATATGGAATGACTTATACCTTGGAGTGGatcggaggaggatgaggaatcACTGGAACATTCTATAAGGACAGAAAAAAGCTACTTTAATTTTCTTTTTGGGATGGAATAGCTAGTTTCCTAGCTTTGGATCAAAGTTCCCATGGAAATATGGAAGGACTTATACCTTGGagtggaggaggatgaggaatcACTGTGCGTGCACCTACGGGCATTCTTGCAGCGTCATCTAGCTCTAAATGGTCATCTACTTTTCGTGATCTAGTAAACGGCCACACCGCCGGTTGTCGTTCTGAAAATCATAGACAGAATTGCATGAAATTGTCATTAAGTACTTGGACACGTTAAAATTGAAGTAAGTTCACCTGTTCGGCGCTTCAATAAAGTCAGTTGCTGGAGATATTTTATTCGAAGGCaactatataatatataataagGGCAGTTCTAGTTATAAAGTCAAAGAAACCAGCTCTGTGTAACTAGGGCACCTTGCTAGTTTTTCAGTACTCAGGAGTTACTATAAAATTGTTTGAAGAGATACATCCAACTATAATATATCTCCCTAGTAATAATTCAGGAACATTCTATAAGGACAGTAAAAAAGCTACTTTAATTTTCTTTTTGGGATGGAATAGCTAGTTTCGATCAAAGTGCCCATGGAATGACTTATACCTTGAagtggaggaggatgaggaaccACTGGGCGTGCACCAACAGGCATTCTTGCAGCGTCATGTAGCTCTAAATGGTCATCCATTTTTCGTGAGTGAGGCAACGCAGGTTGTCGTTCTGAAAATTATAGCCAAAATTTCATGAAATCTTCATTAAGTACTTGGACACGATAAAGTTGAAGTAAGTTCACCTGTTTGGCGCTTCTTTGAAATCAGTTGCTGGATATATTTTATTCGAAGGCAACTATATAGCTAGGGCAGTTCTGTAGTTATAAAGTCAGATAAACCAGCTCTGTGTAACTAGAGGGCACCTTGCTAGTTTTTCAGTGATCAGGAGTTATGACTATAAAATCGTTCCATGAGATACATCCAACTATGATATATCTCGTTAGTATAATTCATGAACATTCTATAAGCCCAGTAAAAAAGCTACTTTAATTTTCTTTTTGGGATGAAATAGTTTCTTAGCTTTGGATCAAAAGTGCCCATGGAATGAACTTATACCTTGGAGTGGGGGAGGATGAGGATCCACTGGGCTTGCACCTACTACGGGCATTCCTGCAGCAGCATCTAGCTCTAAATGGTCAACCATTTTTGATGAGCGACGCGCCCCAGCAGGTTGTGGTCCTGAAAAGCATAGCCAGAATTGCATGAAATCTTCATTAAGTACTTGGACACGATAAAATAGAAGTAAGTTCACCTGTTCGGGGCGTCTATAAAGTCAGTTGCTGGATATATTTTATTCGAAAGGAACTATATATGTATAAGTAGGGCAGTTCTGTAGTGCCATGAAATAAAATGAATTTGCATCGATGCTATTCTGCCTACCCTAGTATTGTAGTAGAATAAAAACATTTCATTTATAGCAAAAATAGTATATCATCAGCATAGTATTGTATATTGTTCATGATACTATTCTGCCTCCCCAATGGCCATTTTGTTTTTAAAAGAAATACCCCAAGGGAGACCCCTGAAGTTTAAGGTGCCGCACCCAGGGTTCGAACCCTTGGTGGAAGCCTCCCGGCCAGTGGCCTTTGCCACTGCGCCATGAGCTCATTGGCTCCCCAATGGCCATTACCTGTTTGCATCCACCGGAAGGAAGCCatcacaaaaagatatccaTATGTAGCCAAAACTTCGTTTATAATGTTCTATAAGGGCCTAGTTAGCACTGCAATTCAAATTGTAAATTCCCTATGACTTTCCTAATACTCTATTGGCAACTGGACTACAACCCCCTTCACAACTGCAAATTCCCTTATAGGATTGCTATATGCTAATTACAAGACTTGCAAGCTAGACAACAGCCTAGTGAGCGAGCCATCAATTTGCATTGTTTCCTCACAATTCTTTTGAACTGACTATATGTATGTAGCTTATGCAAAGGGAGTCAAACtttaaagtcaaagagaggccCGGGTGGAGTAAAAACACAAACTGGCTCCGGTCGAGCCAGTACGTGGGTTATCTCTTGTGCAGCTATATGagaatataaaataaaaataaaaaaagaaatggagagAATGGTACGTTCTAAGATACTCGCGTCTTCCGTGGAAAGCTCCAAAACACAATTATTACAAACTATATGACAGACCTGCAACATTTTCTCTACAAATGGGGCATGAAAATTCTGCTACTAATTCTCGAATATCTCTGTTTATCGTCACAATAACTAGCCGAAGAGGAAATCAAGCTCCTTAATGGCTTACATGGCCAAAGTATGTTGGATAAAACAAATAAAGGCCAAGGTAAGTTGGATAAACAATAGATAATAGAAAGGTGGTGGCGGCTAGGGACGGAGTGGTTATTAGAGTAATCAAGTAAATCTTTTGGGTTCATATGAAAAGAAAACCAGCAAACAGTGAAGCTTTAAATGCTAAGATGGACCTTTTTCCCTATATTATTGAAGGCTTATTATCCCAAACATGAGTCAAGACACAGAATGAAGCTTGCAAAAATGGACAGCCAAAAGTCCTCTTCCAAGTGAAACTGACTTACGTAGATGAGGCCCGAGGGAAGAGGTGGTTGTTTTTTACTAGCTAGCCCACTTCAGAGTTATAAATTCTACCAATGTACTGTCGTCCCTGGACCATGAATAGGTTGTGGCACTTTTCCATTCTATTACTTAGCTAAGCTATTGCATGCAATGGTAGATCTCATGGTAGGCTCGTAATTAAAACCTTGTGAAGCCAGTTCGGTGTCTCGTCGAAGTTGCTTCTATTACcgttatttttctttttaatcaaAAGTAGAAGATTCTAAATTCTGATTCAcggctttttttttcctccaatGACGAAGTTGTGTCTTAAATTATAAATGAGACTAAATGAAACTAAATTAATTCTGAACAAAGCTATTAAATTAATGTGGTGCCATAGTGCGCTATTTTAAGTTAATAAATGCATCAAACCtatgatatttttttcttaatcATTTGTAATTATATACACAAATGAGGTAGACATATCTTGATTACCTTTATGACGAAGGCCCCAAATTAAGCACGATCGCTTTGCTTCTCGTACTGAAATTAAGCACGGTGAACCAACTGCCATGAATGATAATCAAATGGCAGATGCtcctctctctatatatatcgTCGGAGAAACCAGCTCTGCGTACGGATGAGGAATATTTGCTTACCTCTTTCAGATAAGAAACAGCTAGGCCTTCTGACATGAAAAGTAAGTATTTATACTTGACTTGGTCGGTTGAAAAGAAGAATACTTTGCTTGGTCGGTTAAAAGGTAGAATAATACTTGACTTGGTTAGTTGGTTTAGCATACCAGTACTGGATGAATCAATCAATCGACTAATCTAACtctactatttctaaagcaaataATGATTCTTTGGTCTGTCAATCAGAATTCTAATCGGAACCCGCGCCAAATCAATCGAAATTATAGTCGAAATCTGGACAAATCAATGAGAATCTCAATTAGAACCCGGACAATCAATGCCTCCACGATCATAGCACCGCCTGTACACAGAGTGAAAGAGCACATACCTGGTGGTCTGATGTAAATCCGGTTGACGCGTAGCAATTATTACATATAAATAGTATCTATTCGGCTCCCTATTGTAACTGCAGCCTATTCGGCTCCGTCTTGTACAACGAGATATGAAAGTTCACCCCTACCTCCTAGGGTGTGGTGTGGCAACACATGGCCACCGTGCTAGTGTTGACGCTAatatagtcaacacacaagtgCTAGAATACACGGATCGCAATGATCAATCACCAGCGAAATCCCAcgcaggaccggtcagaccgcctagttcgaccggtcagaccagtcagagCAGAGATCATGCGTCGACCTAAAATcccaagctcgggagggaccccatcggagctaggagatctagggttgtcttggagtcggcaggccacccaagacGCCTTCAAACGCTGTCTAGACGCAAGAATAACAGCaaaggggttggaaaagctagggtttggaaaaaaggaTAAAGAGACTTAtattgattcgattgtggtTAGAAAACCATCAATCGGCCATagtctttatatttataggccgggaggacgtaccccttccaaatcggaTAACAAAAGAACTATATGACCTCCCAAAATCTTATTTGGCTGCCACTATTTAGCTTGAACTTTCCAAGATTTAGGAACTGATCTTTCACACCCTTGAGGCTCGACCAAAAGTGTGAATCTCTTGCTTTCTTACAGAGCTGGCTTAAAGTTTTAGTGCTGAGATATTTGTTTCTAAGCAATTGCTGCCGCATCCCTTCCCCGTTGCACAACTTGAATAGCCATGATGCTATTTTGACAAGAGGGACAAGGGTCTGACGGGCGtgcccactactacaaaacaggcatttgttccaggccatttatcTCGGCAgcttttgggcccgggacaataggtggcttttgtcccgggtccaacggctagccgggccagcgggggacaggggccttttgtcccggttggagccaccaaccgggataaaagggtgggcctttggtcccggttggtggctccaaccaggacaaaaagctgcgcgggccttttgtcccggttgataactccacccgggacaaaagctgCGTCCAGCATTTAGTAATCTCCACCGCTCACTTCTTCTCCCTCCCAGAACTCTCCGCCTGCTTCCCTCTCCGTgatccatccccttcctccctcccgctccctcatccccttcctccctccctctccctccctcccttagCTTTCGCCAGTGCGTtgccgcgcgggcgcgggccggTGCGCCGCCACCAGGTACCGGCGCAGGTGGGGCCTGCGGCGCGGGCGGGTGCCCGGCGA carries:
- the LOC120713926 gene encoding UPF0481 protein At3g47200-like, translating into MAVGSPCLISVREAKRSCLIWGLRHKGPQPAGARRSSKMVDHLELDAAAGMPVVGASPVDPHPPPLQERQPALPHSRKMDDHLELHDAARMPVGARPVVPHPPPLQERQPAVWPFTRSRKVDDHLELDDAARMPVGARTVIPHPPPLQECSSDSSSSSDPLQGMEHVSQDYVKHVEMQINSVLLPKYGTDKSEHPPTIYKVPEEIKYGNMPAYLPIAVEIGPFWRYGNVFCRVGDADKFQRLQAYKWCCIRRLIGRHHLLHERERTPALLHRCLNSLRSLEPRIRASYQMDLKSSYDADLVLNMLLDGCFILQRLLKYAHIAKREASRKEVEIEDEDEDWTQVFGRCWVWGFVTNDLLLLENQIPFFVVQSLFHDLRTDPDESSDILVAGALRLFRSLRPQPLPSFHIACHDVHHLLHLFYLSVVGLPAAGTPSGRDNDLRRYGTPPSELSQWMPCARELEEAGVKLQAREGGGASISFLDVRFNAGVLEIPVLHLYDNSEHLLRNLIAFEQTYPLTPGRVTAYAVFMDCLVASPEDMRLLQLRGVLTNQMNGVRDKDQTGFFSDLCHGVHVSSDRNYLAGVIAEVNKYRQARWPRWRTALVRSYFSNPWVATSLAAAVFLLALTFIQAFFAAYSYFKPPH